A part of Pseudomonas lutea genomic DNA contains:
- a CDS encoding lipopolysaccharide kinase InaA family protein, translated as MHPLEHSAYLALRENATVLEADGSGDKVLLLEDGTILKLFRRKRLLSSALLFPYAQRFADNIDALKKRGVPCPDVIATYRISSISRDAVRYTPLPGLTIRQVLKQSGENAPLRAELGTFIANLHDRGVYFRSLHLGNVILTPESKLGLIDISDMKCQRRALSESKRLRNFQHLLRYKEDRAWLVDSDAGAAFVSAYTRGRSPHFTTRLQALLD; from the coding sequence ATGCACCCATTGGAACACAGCGCCTATCTGGCTTTGCGAGAAAACGCCACCGTGCTGGAAGCGGACGGATCCGGGGACAAGGTTCTGTTGCTTGAGGACGGCACTATTCTCAAGCTGTTCCGCCGCAAGCGCCTGCTCAGTTCGGCCTTGTTGTTTCCTTACGCGCAACGCTTCGCTGACAACATCGACGCGCTGAAAAAGCGCGGTGTCCCCTGCCCGGACGTCATCGCTACTTACCGGATTTCCAGCATCAGCCGCGATGCGGTGCGTTACACACCGCTGCCTGGGCTGACCATCCGGCAAGTGCTCAAGCAAAGCGGTGAAAACGCGCCATTACGGGCCGAGCTGGGAACGTTCATTGCCAACTTGCACGACCGCGGTGTCTATTTCCGCTCGCTGCACTTGGGCAACGTGATCCTTACTCCTGAGTCAAAGCTGGGCCTGATCGACATCTCTGACATGAAGTGCCAGCGACGGGCGCTGAGCGAATCCAAGCGGCTGCGTAATTTCCAGCACCTGCTCCGCTATAAGGAAGACCGCGCGTGGCTGGTCGACAGCGATGCGGGAGCAGCTTTTGTCTCTGCTTACACCCGCGGCCGAAGCCCGCACTTTACGACGCGTCTCCAGGCGCTGCTTGACTAG
- a CDS encoding lipopolysaccharide core biosynthesis protein, translating to MLRVETRGERRWLLGRDLEVCLQGFGHSRHSATGPVFLLASGPSASEFPLQRYRSLPVVAMNGSIVRCVDEGIKPFYYLCDDPNFVIGRPELALLGVAHGEHLAMSLDVLQAIHAADATALNGKKIYLLERVNRQDGKAVLSDRAYAWSIRHDEELISDFSLLRRKPNRIGFSLNLKRGYFGSRTIPFGALQLACHLGFRQVFVVGMDLRQSGGRFYEKGAAALPSSLDEDFEQYILPSFTLMARRILPRTGMQVFNLSAVSRMPERVIPKITLQRLDELLGAELAGLSAASSQAAPGDAS from the coding sequence GTGCTGAGGGTTGAAACCCGAGGCGAGCGGCGCTGGTTGCTTGGCAGGGATCTAGAAGTGTGTCTGCAGGGTTTTGGCCACTCACGTCACTCCGCCACCGGGCCGGTGTTTTTGTTGGCATCCGGGCCTTCAGCCAGCGAGTTCCCGCTGCAGCGCTACCGAAGCCTGCCCGTCGTCGCCATGAACGGCTCGATCGTGCGTTGCGTCGACGAGGGCATAAAGCCTTTCTATTACCTGTGTGACGACCCGAACTTCGTCATCGGTCGGCCTGAGCTGGCGCTGCTGGGTGTTGCCCACGGCGAGCACCTGGCGATGAGTCTGGATGTGCTTCAGGCGATCCATGCCGCTGACGCCACCGCGTTGAATGGCAAAAAGATTTATCTGCTGGAGCGGGTCAACCGCCAGGATGGCAAGGCCGTGTTGTCAGACCGCGCCTACGCATGGTCAATCCGTCATGACGAGGAGCTCATATCAGACTTCTCGCTGCTGCGTCGCAAGCCGAATCGCATCGGCTTCAGCCTGAACCTGAAGCGAGGCTATTTTGGCAGCCGCACGATCCCCTTCGGTGCGCTGCAGCTGGCCTGTCATTTGGGGTTTCGCCAGGTCTTCGTCGTCGGAATGGACCTGCGCCAGAGCGGGGGGCGGTTTTATGAAAAGGGCGCGGCGGCTTTGCCCAGCAGCCTGGATGAAGATTTCGAACAGTACATCCTGCCCAGCTTCACCCTGATGGCCCGCAGGATTCTGCCCAGAACCGGCATGCAAGTGTTCAACCTGTCCGCCGTAAGTCGAATGCCGGAGCGTGTCATCCCCAAAATCACGCTGCAGCGCCTCGACGAATTACTGGGCGCCGAGCTCGCCGGCCTTAGTGCCGCCTCTAGTCAAGCAGCGCCTGGAGACGCGTCGTAA
- a CDS encoding O-antigen ligase family protein has translation MSRRSFAISPLVCTVLLLFAYLFINSVMADDDLKSMRRILLILVFFVGVGLVRPIGNFDWEKILKLSVLVVALFAAFSMINLAAHGAFVLGYRQMLLASSGVPDVADFGNTIVAGMNYGLFLLGGIWLTLRSRRRTEIALWLVCCAVIAIYIYFTFARSAWLASSVGGLVLLSTMTSGKLRRNILIPAAVIVALVLVFGFSELAYEVQTRGVTGRNEVWAAVFERLSGHWWFGVGAGTPLGDVRLSTGQVVRNTHGLYFEVLYQFGVVGLALLLATMLHAGACLLRARQTSELARLWLAILCSAGVVMTVELHTFVGSPNVVWEWLWLPLAGAVAISREARRAEG, from the coding sequence ATGAGCCGGCGATCTTTTGCCATTAGCCCGCTGGTCTGCACCGTATTGCTGCTGTTTGCCTACTTGTTCATCAACAGCGTGATGGCGGACGACGACTTGAAGTCAATGCGGCGGATTCTACTCATCCTCGTGTTTTTCGTTGGCGTGGGGCTGGTGCGGCCGATCGGCAACTTTGACTGGGAAAAAATCCTCAAACTGTCGGTGCTGGTGGTCGCGCTCTTTGCAGCGTTTTCGATGATCAACCTCGCCGCCCATGGCGCCTTCGTTTTGGGCTATCGCCAGATGTTACTGGCTAGCTCGGGCGTTCCGGATGTCGCTGACTTCGGTAATACCATCGTGGCCGGCATGAATTACGGTCTGTTTTTGTTGGGCGGGATCTGGCTGACATTGCGGTCGCGGCGCCGTACAGAGATCGCGCTCTGGCTGGTATGTTGTGCCGTTATCGCTATCTATATCTATTTCACTTTCGCGCGCAGCGCCTGGCTGGCCTCGTCGGTGGGCGGGCTGGTTTTGCTGAGCACGATGACCAGCGGAAAGCTGCGCCGCAATATCCTTATACCTGCCGCCGTTATCGTGGCGCTGGTGCTCGTATTCGGGTTCAGCGAGCTGGCCTACGAGGTTCAGACCCGCGGTGTAACAGGCCGCAACGAGGTCTGGGCCGCGGTGTTCGAGCGCCTGTCAGGCCATTGGTGGTTTGGCGTTGGCGCGGGCACGCCATTGGGGGATGTACGCCTCTCGACCGGGCAAGTCGTGCGCAATACACACGGCCTGTATTTTGAAGTTCTGTACCAGTTCGGTGTTGTCGGTCTGGCATTGCTGCTGGCAACCATGCTGCATGCCGGCGCCTGCCTGCTGCGCGCTCGACAGACCTCTGAGCTCGCGCGGCTTTGGCTGGCGATCCTCTGTTCCGCAGGTGTCGTCATGACCGTTGAGCTGCACACCTTCGTCGGCTCGCCGAATGTGGTGTGGGAATGGTTGTGGCTGCCCCTGGCCGGTGCGGTGGCAATCTCCAGGGAGGCGCGACGTGCTGAGGGTTGA
- a CDS encoding glycosyltransferase, whose protein sequence is MTRSAERHVLQFCHGYDGPFLDCARQYASLFAGRGYRVTTVFLTGAADAEVAASCASDEVLFMEYSSKAIGGMKLAAIRDLRKIAASRSFHFCITHRFKPTYIALLATKLPVIGVHHAFGDYRRRSRKVMANMFRARLSLLGVSDAVRDDIRKCLPKWPADRIQTLYNRIHVDQLTATLLSREQAREALGLAQDAWVVGNVGRLHPDKDQSTLLKGFAQALPDLPAGSQLVILGQGRLEQDLKHLAGELGIGNHVLLTGQVLQASRYFRAFDVFALSSDHEPFGMVLLEAMVAGVPLLATACGGAREVVEGVGILFPLGGVDGLAQGLVHLSRMDAELRQSCAEAMLQRLNDRFSDEAVKAVFWQLPQVVALTSET, encoded by the coding sequence ATGACACGCTCAGCTGAGCGGCATGTCCTCCAGTTTTGCCACGGCTACGACGGGCCGTTTCTTGACTGTGCCCGTCAATACGCAAGCTTGTTTGCAGGCCGGGGCTATCGCGTCACCACGGTCTTTCTGACCGGGGCTGCCGACGCCGAAGTCGCAGCCAGTTGCGCGTCGGACGAAGTGCTGTTCATGGAGTACAGCTCCAAGGCAATCGGCGGCATGAAGCTGGCAGCGATCCGCGATCTGCGCAAGATTGCGGCCTCGCGCAGCTTCCACTTTTGCATTACCCACCGCTTCAAACCCACCTACATTGCCCTGCTTGCGACCAAGCTGCCGGTGATCGGTGTTCATCATGCGTTTGGTGATTACCGCCGTCGCAGTCGCAAAGTCATGGCCAACATGTTCCGCGCGCGCCTGAGCCTGTTGGGGGTTTCGGACGCGGTGCGCGATGACATCCGTAAATGCCTGCCGAAGTGGCCGGCCGATCGGATTCAAACCCTCTATAACCGCATCCATGTCGATCAACTGACCGCCACATTGCTGTCCCGCGAGCAGGCACGCGAAGCGTTGGGGCTGGCCCAGGATGCGTGGGTGGTAGGTAATGTCGGACGGCTGCACCCCGACAAGGACCAATCGACGCTGCTCAAGGGATTCGCGCAGGCCTTGCCTGATCTTCCTGCCGGCAGCCAACTGGTGATTCTCGGTCAGGGTCGACTGGAACAAGACTTGAAACATCTGGCCGGTGAGTTGGGCATTGGCAATCACGTCTTGCTAACAGGGCAGGTGCTTCAGGCCAGCCGCTACTTCAGGGCGTTCGACGTGTTCGCGTTGAGCTCCGACCATGAGCCCTTTGGCATGGTTTTGCTGGAGGCCATGGTTGCAGGCGTGCCGTTGCTGGCGACAGCCTGTGGCGGCGCCAGAGAGGTCGTCGAGGGCGTGGGCATTCTGTTTCCTCTCGGTGGTGTCGATGGCTTGGCTCAAGGGCTGGTACATCTTTCGCGTATGGACGCCGAGTTGCGGCAGTCCTGCGCCGAGGCCATGTTGCAGCGGCTGAACGATCGCTTTAGCGATGAGGCGGTGAAAGCCGTGTTCTGGCAATTGCCGCAGGTTGTAGCGCTTACTTCTGAAACCTGA
- a CDS encoding carbamoyltransferase translates to MALTILGLSGALSHDPSAALYIDGKLVAAAEEERFVRDKHAKNRMPYESAKFCLEQAGIKPSDVDVVAIPFAPISLFGEARWHYAKRYWYAPDRALDAILMGNRRYKRYRNKIVWCLEQLGFDPKKIKIEPVEHHLAHASSAYHCSGFKEKTAILGIDGKGEYATTFFGYGENGKIHKIKEFFDPDSLGGLYGAITEFLGFEMLDGEFKVMGMAPYGDATKYDFSRLASFENGELVINTEYANVIGLRRYKEKGKGFYFSPKLIEWLGPKREGDIADEPYIHYAASMQALFEKLSLQMIDHYLGDILKETGKLAFAGGCALNVKLNQKIIARPDVKELFVQPASGDAGTAVGAAAYVSHARGVPVEKMEHVYLGPSYSNEDVIAACARHPSKPKWRKIDNTPEHIAKIMVEGNPVAWFQGRMEFGPRALGGRSIIGCPSIPGVADRINHQIKFRERWRPFCPSMLDTVAPQMIKIDHPAPFMTFTFEVAEEWKTRVPEVVHEDGTSRAQVLKREYNPRYYDMMKALEDLTGNGVSLNTSLNRRGEPMICSPTDALNMFFGSDLEYLIMEDILVVKDGVDSHDTLS, encoded by the coding sequence GTGGCATTGACGATCCTTGGCCTGTCCGGCGCCCTTAGCCATGATCCTTCCGCAGCTTTGTACATCGACGGCAAGCTGGTCGCTGCGGCCGAAGAAGAGCGTTTCGTACGCGACAAGCATGCCAAGAACCGCATGCCCTACGAATCAGCGAAATTCTGCCTGGAGCAGGCGGGCATCAAGCCTTCCGACGTTGATGTCGTGGCCATTCCCTTCGCGCCCATCAGCCTGTTCGGCGAAGCGCGCTGGCATTACGCGAAGCGTTACTGGTATGCACCGGATCGCGCGCTTGACGCGATCTTGATGGGCAACCGCCGCTACAAGCGCTATCGCAACAAGATCGTCTGGTGTCTCGAACAGCTGGGCTTCGATCCTAAAAAGATCAAGATCGAGCCCGTCGAGCACCACTTGGCACACGCCTCCAGCGCCTACCACTGCTCCGGTTTCAAAGAAAAAACCGCGATTCTCGGTATCGATGGCAAGGGTGAATACGCCACCACCTTTTTCGGCTACGGCGAAAACGGCAAGATCCACAAGATCAAGGAGTTCTTCGATCCGGATTCGCTCGGTGGCCTGTACGGCGCAATCACCGAGTTCCTCGGCTTCGAGATGCTCGACGGCGAGTTCAAGGTCATGGGCATGGCGCCTTATGGCGACGCCACCAAATACGACTTCTCACGTCTGGCCAGCTTTGAAAATGGCGAACTGGTGATCAACACCGAATACGCCAACGTCATCGGGCTGCGCCGTTATAAAGAGAAGGGCAAAGGTTTTTACTTCTCGCCCAAATTGATTGAATGGCTCGGCCCCAAGCGCGAAGGCGACATTGCCGACGAGCCGTACATTCACTACGCCGCCAGCATGCAGGCGCTGTTTGAAAAGCTTTCGCTGCAGATGATCGACCACTACCTGGGCGACATCCTCAAGGAAACCGGCAAGCTGGCCTTTGCCGGCGGCTGCGCATTGAACGTCAAGCTAAACCAGAAAATCATTGCCCGCCCTGATGTCAAAGAGCTGTTTGTCCAGCCGGCTTCCGGTGACGCAGGTACTGCGGTGGGTGCAGCTGCTTACGTTTCACACGCGCGGGGCGTACCGGTCGAGAAGATGGAACACGTCTACCTCGGCCCGTCCTACAGCAACGAAGACGTTATCGCCGCCTGCGCCCGCCATCCGAGCAAACCGAAGTGGCGCAAGATCGACAACACCCCCGAGCACATCGCCAAAATCATGGTCGAGGGCAATCCCGTGGCCTGGTTCCAGGGCCGCATGGAGTTTGGTCCACGCGCCCTCGGCGGTCGCTCGATCATCGGTTGCCCGAGCATCCCCGGCGTGGCTGATCGCATCAACCATCAGATCAAGTTCCGCGAGCGCTGGAGGCCTTTCTGCCCGTCGATGCTCGACACCGTCGCTCCTCAGATGATCAAGATCGATCACCCGGCGCCGTTCATGACCTTCACGTTCGAAGTGGCGGAAGAATGGAAAACCCGCGTGCCTGAAGTCGTGCATGAAGACGGCACATCCCGCGCCCAGGTGCTCAAGCGCGAGTACAACCCGCGCTATTACGACATGATGAAGGCGCTGGAAGACCTCACCGGCAATGGCGTCTCGCTCAACACGTCGCTCAACCGTCGTGGCGAACCGATGATTTGTTCGCCTACCGATGCGTTGAACATGTTCTTTGGCTCCGATCTGGAGTACCTGATCATGGAAGACATTCTGGTGGTCAAAGACGGTGTGGACAGTCATGACACGCTCAGCTGA